The Micromonospora sp. NBC_01740 genome includes a window with the following:
- a CDS encoding thiomuracin/GE37468 family thiazolyl RiPP peptide, with product MAMNEHSPEFAISDLPVDVFELSTAGLEVESLTAGHGMVEHGGSNACNSMVLACSCGQCACSSGSCHEVW from the coding sequence ATGGCGATGAACGAGCACTCGCCGGAGTTCGCGATCAGCGACCTGCCGGTGGACGTCTTCGAACTGTCGACCGCCGGGCTGGAGGTCGAGTCGCTGACCGCCGGTCACGGCATGGTGGAGCACGGCGGATCGAACGCGTGCAACTCCATGGTGCTGGCGTGCAGCTGCGGACAGTGCGCGTGCAGCTCGGGCTCGTGTCACGAGGTCTGGTGA
- a CDS encoding thiomuracin/GE37468 family thiazolyl RiPP peptide encodes MKKEMSGPNFAISDLPVDVFELSIEGLEVESLTAGHGMPEHGASGHLSPVVSGCSCGSACYFHY; translated from the coding sequence ATGAAGAAAGAGATGAGCGGCCCGAATTTCGCGATCAGCGACCTGCCGGTCGACGTCTTCGAACTGTCGATCGAGGGGCTGGAGGTGGAATCCCTGACCGCCGGGCACGGTATGCCCGAGCACGGCGCCTCCGGGCACCTTTCCCCGGTCGTCTCGGGATGCAGTTGCGGTTCCGCGTGCTACTTCCACTACTGA
- a CDS encoding TOMM precursor leader peptide-binding protein yields MADRTTVSVLGAGLIAEAVAAGAGVTPRVAGPDEWLPAGPVVVTADGWVPLVTDELRRRASGPVLPVRAELDRLVIGPWEVAGERGCARCAERRRGLANPTQRGESEVRHRHAARLAEPSPLLTREAATVAAALVADDLRAHAEGRVPRSRAAIVEVDLRELTVTVHRMLPYPRCEVCGPEWVDEPDHALADRRVIPTHRPGSPRGRDLVAELDALVDTYVDPRTGIVRKLADHTLGGQTVTVAELAGSVGERNGYGRAPQRRASRTTALLEALERFSAVPGDRRSVVVGSYHDLADRALDPRTLGLHPAEAYAEPDVVFEPFDPDRAYRWTWGWSFLRQSPLLVPETLAYYGNYPHGPDGHGFVYEISNGCALGSSLEEAVLYGTLEVAERDAFLLAWYARLPLPEMDLGTLDVEAALQVASLRAETGYRIRLFDMTAEQGIPAVWALATAPAGSAGAALVCTAGAHVSGERATRAALAELGGTLIGAVRQSADPDVLARAARMVDDPSAVREMEDHQVLYYDPRAASRLSFLTGRTPTRGLGAVGVDTGDFDHDDIGALTRAVVDRYVRLGMDVVVFDQTPEELRHTGLHAAKVLVPGTLSMTFGHRYRRTDLPRLREARRRWGLTDKLLADADINPHPHPFP; encoded by the coding sequence ATGGCTGACCGGACGACGGTGTCGGTGCTCGGTGCCGGGCTGATCGCGGAGGCGGTCGCCGCCGGCGCCGGGGTGACGCCCCGGGTGGCCGGACCGGACGAGTGGCTGCCGGCCGGGCCGGTCGTCGTCACCGCGGACGGCTGGGTGCCCCTGGTCACCGACGAGCTGCGGCGGCGGGCGTCCGGACCGGTCCTGCCGGTCCGGGCCGAGCTGGACCGGCTCGTCATCGGGCCGTGGGAGGTCGCCGGGGAACGGGGCTGCGCCCGCTGCGCCGAGCGGCGTCGAGGGCTGGCCAACCCCACGCAGCGCGGCGAGAGCGAGGTCCGGCACCGGCACGCCGCGCGGCTGGCCGAGCCGTCCCCGCTGCTCACCCGCGAGGCCGCCACCGTGGCGGCGGCGCTGGTCGCCGACGACCTGCGCGCCCACGCCGAGGGGCGGGTGCCGCGCAGCCGCGCCGCGATCGTGGAGGTCGACCTGCGCGAGCTGACGGTCACGGTGCACCGGATGCTGCCGTACCCCCGGTGCGAGGTGTGCGGGCCGGAGTGGGTCGACGAGCCGGACCACGCGCTCGCCGACCGGCGGGTGATCCCGACCCACCGGCCGGGCAGCCCCCGGGGTCGCGACCTCGTCGCCGAGCTGGACGCCCTGGTGGACACCTACGTCGACCCGCGTACCGGGATCGTGCGCAAGCTCGCCGACCACACCCTCGGCGGGCAGACCGTCACCGTGGCGGAGCTGGCGGGCAGCGTCGGCGAACGTAACGGCTACGGACGGGCGCCGCAACGCCGGGCGAGCCGGACCACCGCCCTGCTGGAGGCCCTGGAACGCTTCTCGGCCGTGCCGGGGGACCGCCGGTCGGTCGTGGTGGGCTCGTACCACGACCTCGCGGACCGGGCGCTGGACCCGCGTACCCTCGGGTTGCACCCGGCCGAGGCGTACGCCGAACCCGACGTCGTGTTCGAGCCCTTCGACCCGGATCGCGCCTACCGCTGGACCTGGGGCTGGTCGTTCCTGCGGCAGAGTCCCCTGCTCGTCCCCGAGACGCTCGCCTACTACGGCAACTACCCGCACGGGCCGGACGGCCACGGCTTCGTCTACGAGATCTCCAACGGCTGCGCCCTGGGCAGCAGCCTGGAGGAGGCCGTCCTCTACGGGACGCTGGAGGTCGCCGAGCGCGACGCCTTCCTGCTGGCCTGGTACGCGCGGCTGCCCCTGCCCGAGATGGACCTCGGCACGCTGGACGTCGAGGCGGCGTTGCAGGTGGCGTCGCTGCGGGCGGAGACCGGCTACCGGATCCGGCTGTTCGACATGACGGCCGAACAGGGCATCCCGGCGGTGTGGGCGCTGGCCACCGCCCCGGCCGGGTCCGCCGGCGCGGCGCTGGTCTGCACGGCGGGCGCCCACGTGAGCGGCGAACGGGCGACCCGGGCCGCGCTGGCGGAGCTCGGCGGCACCCTGATCGGGGCCGTGCGGCAGTCCGCCGATCCGGACGTCCTGGCGCGGGCGGCCCGCATGGTCGACGACCCCTCGGCGGTGCGGGAGATGGAGGACCACCAGGTGCTCTACTACGACCCGCGGGCCGCGTCGCGGCTGTCGTTCCTCACCGGACGTACGCCCACCCGGGGCCTCGGCGCGGTCGGCGTCGACACCGGCGACTTCGACCACGACGACATCGGGGCGTTGACGCGCGCCGTCGTCGACCGGTACGTCCGGCTCGGGATGGACGTTGTCGTCTTCGACCAGACGCCGGAGGAGTTGCGGCACACGGGCCTGCACGCGGCGAAGGTCCTCGTCCCGGGCACGCTGTCGATGACCTTCGGCCACCGCTACCGCCGGACGGACCTGCCGCGCCTGCGGGAGGCCCGCCGCCGGTGGGGGCTCACGGACAAGCTCCTCGCCGACGCCGACATCAACCCGCATCCGCACCCCTTTCCCTGA